A stretch of DNA from Erwinia aphidicola:
GGCGATGGCCGCCCTGCTGGTGGTGGTGCTGATGCTGTGGACTGGCGTGCTGAACTGGAACGACATCACCAGCAACAAACCGGCGTGGAATACCTTTGCCTGGTTCGCTACCCTGGTGGCGCTGGCGGACGGCCTGGCACGCGTTGGCTTTATCGCCTGGCTGGGTAAAGAGGGTGGCCAGCTGCTGCAGGGTTACGACCCGCAGGTTTCTGCGGTGGCGCTGATGATTGCCTTCTTCCTGCTGCACTACCTGTTTGCCAGTACCACGGCGCATACCACCGCACTGTTACCGGCCATGCTGACCATCGCGGCCTCTATCCCGGGCATCAACATGCCGGTGTTCTGCCTGATGATGTGTACCTCACTGGGTTTAATGGGCATTATCACCCCTTACGGCACCGGCCCAAGCCCGATTTACTATGGTAGCGGTTACCTGCCAACCAAAGACTACTGGCGCCTTGGCACCATCTTCGGCGCCATCTTCCTTTGCGCACTGATGCTGATTGGCTATCCGTGGATGGTGATGATGTTCTGATGATTTTCATCACAGAGCCACGATGAACCATGCAGATGTTGCAACAATGTAATACCATTCCCCTACCCGCCGGTCTCGCTCCTGAGACCGGCAGGATAAAAACAACGCATTATCGCCAGTGATGTTGTGCGCCAGAGCCCGGCGGCAACCGGTCATTAAGTGAGAAAACAATGTCGAATAAACCTTTCTACTACCAAAATCCCTTCCCTCTTGCCAAAGAGGATACCGAATACTATCTGCTGACCGACCAGCACGTCTCCGTGGCGGAGTTTGACGGCCAGCAGATCCTGAAAGTGGAACCGCAGGCGCTGACGCTGCTGGCGCAGCAGGCGTTCCACGACGCCTCCTTTATGCTGCGCCCGGCGCACCAGCGCCAGGTGGCGGCAATTCTGGCCGACCCGGAAGCCAGCGAGAACGACAGATACGTGGCGCTGCAGTTCCTGCGTAACTCCGAGATTGCGGCCAAAGGCATTCTGCCGACCTGCCAGGATACCGGCACCGCGATCATCACCGGTAAAAAAGGCCAGCGCGTCTGGACCGGCGGCGGCGATGAAGCGGCGCTGTCGCAGGGCGTGTACAACACCTACATCGAAGATAACCTGCGCTATTCACAGAATGCGGCGCTGGATATGTATAAAGAGGTCAATACCGGCACCAACCTGCCTGCGCAGATCGACCTGTACAGCGTTGACGGTGACGAATATAAGTTCCTGTGCATCGCCAAAGGCGGCGGCTCGGCGAACAAAACCTATCTCTACCAGGAGACCAAGGCGCTGCTCTCCCCGGGTAAGCTGAAAGATTACCTGACCGACAAGATGCGCACCCTCGGCACGGCAGCCTGCCCGCCTTACCATATCGCCTTTGTGATTGGCGGCACGTCGGCCGAAAGCACGCTGAAAACCGTTAAGCTGGCGTCGACCCACTATTACGACGGCCTGCCAACCGAAGGTAACGAGCACGGTCAGGCGTTCCGCGACGTGGCGCTGGAGCAGGAGCTGCTGCGTGCCGCGCAGGATCTCGGCCTGGGGGCGCAGTTCGGCGGTAAATACTTTGCCCACGATATCCGCGTGATCCGCCTGCCGCGCCACGGCGCCTCCTGCCCGGTAGGCATGGGGGTTTCCTGTTCGGCTGACCGAAACGTGAAGGCGAAAATCAACCGCGACGGTATCTGGATTGAGAAACTGGAACACAATCCGGGCCAGTATATTCCGGCCGAGCTGCGCCAGCAGGGTGAAGGCGAAGTGGTCCACGTTGACCTCAACCGTCCGATGAAAGAGATCCTCGCCCAGCTGTCGCAGTACCCGGTTTCGACCCGTCTGTCGCTGAGCGGCACCATCATCGTGGCGCGTGATATTGCCCACGCCAAGCTGCAGGAGCGTATTGCCAGCGGCGAAGGCCTGCCGCAGTACGTGAAGGATCACCCGATCTACTACGCAGGACCGGCCAAAACGCCGGAAGGCTACGCGTCAGGCTCACTTGGCCCAACCACCGCAGGGCGTATGGACTCCTATGTCGATCAGCTGCAGGCCAACGGCGGCAGCATGATCATGCTGGCGAAAGGCAACCGCAGCCAGCAGGTGACCGATGCCTGCCATAAGCACGGCGGCTTCTACCTCGGCAGCATCGGCGGCCCGGCGGCCGTACTGGCGCAGCAGAGCATCAAGAGCCTGGAGTGCGTGGAGTACCCGGAACTGGGTATGGAAGCGATCTGGAAAATCGAAGTTGAAAACTTCCCGGCCTTTATTCTGGTCGATGATAAGGGCAACGATTTCTTCCAGAAGATCCACGACACCCAGTGTGCAAAATGCGTAAAGTGAAAGTCTGAATCGTTGTTTTATGCCTTTCCCACGGGCGGCCCCTCTCTCAGGGGCCGCCCTTTTTATTGCATTCAGCCCGGTAATTTATGATTTTTTATGCAAAATTATCAATTATTCAGTCATTTCACATTGTCGCGTCGCGACAAATCTTTCATAATCTGGCGACATCCTAATTTTTAAGGCGAAGATGGTAATGAGTCAGAGATATCGCGTGTTTATTGACGGTCAGGCGGGCACCACCGGATTGCAGATTCAGCAGCGCCTGGTGAACCATCCGCAGATTGACATGCTCAACATTGATGAGGCGCAGCGTAAAGATGCCCGCGCCCGCCAGGCACTGATGAAACAGGCCGATGTCACCATCCTTTGCCTGCCCGATGCCGCCGCGCGTGAAGCGGTAGCGCTGGCAGATGACGTCGGCGCGCGCGTGCTGGATGCCAGCTCCGCGCACCGCGTGGCAGACGGTTGGGTTTACGGCCTGGCGGAACTGGCTGCCGATCAGCGTGAGAAAATTCGTGCTGCCAGCCACGTCTCAAATCCTGGCTGCTATGCCACCGGCGCTATCGCCCTGCTGGCCCCGCTGACCCAGGCCGGTGTGCTGCAGGCCGATCGGCCGCTGGCGATCAATGCGGTTTCCGGCTACAGCGGCGGCGGCAAGCAGATGATTGAAAAGTACCAGCAGGCGGGAACCGGCTACGCGGCTTACGGGCTGGGCTTTGACCATAAGCATCTGAAAGAGATTCAGGCATGGAGCGGGCTGAACAGCCGCCCGATCTTCCAGCCTGCGGTAGGTGATTATGCCCAGGGGATGCTGGTGTTTATCCCGCTGAACGACGTTGACGGTGAACCGCTGCAGCAGGCGCTGGCGCAGTGCTATGCCGCTCAGCCATTTATCAAGGTGCATGAGCTGAACCAGCTGGATGCCGACAGTGCGCCGTATCTGCTGCCGGAAGCGCTGAACAATACCAATAATATGGAGCTGTTCGTTTTCAGCCATGCAGAGCAGCGCCAGAGCATTCTGGTGGCCCGCCTCGATAACCTCGGTAAAGGAGCCTCCGGTGCCGCGGTGCAGAACCTGAATATTATGCTGGGCCTGAACGAAGAGACCTGCGTGAATCTGTAATGGGTGGTGATTTTTTATTCAACCACGACGCGTACTGCATACCTGTAGGGGTTGACCTTCTTTTTCGGTCAACCCGTTTCGGCCACGACGCGTACCACATACCCGTAGGGGTTGACCCTCTTTTTCGGTCAACCCGTTTTTGTCCGACCCAAAAAGCGATCGTCCACGACGAAAACCTGTCAACGCGTGACGTTTCGCGTAATGCCTCTGAAAACAACCGCACAACGCTTTACCCCAACGACCTGCCGCGTC
This window harbors:
- the fumA gene encoding class I fumarate hydratase FumA encodes the protein MSNKPFYYQNPFPLAKEDTEYYLLTDQHVSVAEFDGQQILKVEPQALTLLAQQAFHDASFMLRPAHQRQVAAILADPEASENDRYVALQFLRNSEIAAKGILPTCQDTGTAIITGKKGQRVWTGGGDEAALSQGVYNTYIEDNLRYSQNAALDMYKEVNTGTNLPAQIDLYSVDGDEYKFLCIAKGGGSANKTYLYQETKALLSPGKLKDYLTDKMRTLGTAACPPYHIAFVIGGTSAESTLKTVKLASTHYYDGLPTEGNEHGQAFRDVALEQELLRAAQDLGLGAQFGGKYFAHDIRVIRLPRHGASCPVGMGVSCSADRNVKAKINRDGIWIEKLEHNPGQYIPAELRQQGEGEVVHVDLNRPMKEILAQLSQYPVSTRLSLSGTIIVARDIAHAKLQERIASGEGLPQYVKDHPIYYAGPAKTPEGYASGSLGPTTAGRMDSYVDQLQANGGSMIMLAKGNRSQQVTDACHKHGGFYLGSIGGPAAVLAQQSIKSLECVEYPELGMEAIWKIEVENFPAFILVDDKGNDFFQKIHDTQCAKCVK
- the argC gene encoding N-acetyl-gamma-glutamyl-phosphate reductase, which gives rise to MSQRYRVFIDGQAGTTGLQIQQRLVNHPQIDMLNIDEAQRKDARARQALMKQADVTILCLPDAAAREAVALADDVGARVLDASSAHRVADGWVYGLAELAADQREKIRAASHVSNPGCYATGAIALLAPLTQAGVLQADRPLAINAVSGYSGGGKQMIEKYQQAGTGYAAYGLGFDHKHLKEIQAWSGLNSRPIFQPAVGDYAQGMLVFIPLNDVDGEPLQQALAQCYAAQPFIKVHELNQLDADSAPYLLPEALNNTNNMELFVFSHAEQRQSILVARLDNLGKGASGAAVQNLNIMLGLNEETCVNL